A stretch of Cupriavidus necator DNA encodes these proteins:
- a CDS encoding CaiB/BaiF CoA transferase family protein, which translates to MAQQILEGIRVLELGQLIAGPFAAKTLADFGAHIIKVEPPGQGDPLRKWRMLHEGTSVWWEAQSRNKESICIDLRQPEGQALVRKLAAEADVLIENFRPGTMEKWGLGWDVLHADNPRLIMLRVSGYGQTGPKKDEPGFAAVAEAMAGLRHLTGEPGRAPVRAGLSLGDTIAGLHGAMGVLLALYQRDARGGEGQVIDVALYESLFNLSESLLPEYSAFGAVRQPAGGALPGIAPSNAYPCASGEYVLVAANGDAIFKRMMLAIGRPDLADDPSLAQNDGRVKRVDEIDAAIADWTRTQTVDSALALLRDAQVPSGRIYTVKDIAEDPHYRARGVIESVTSAGGLTVEVPGVVPKLSASPGEIHDRAPTLGEHTDTVLKQAGFDDAAIADLRARKVIA; encoded by the coding sequence ATGGCGCAACAGATCCTCGAGGGCATTCGCGTCCTCGAACTCGGACAACTCATCGCCGGCCCCTTTGCCGCCAAGACCCTGGCCGACTTTGGCGCCCACATCATCAAGGTGGAGCCGCCGGGGCAGGGCGACCCGCTGCGCAAATGGCGCATGCTGCATGAAGGCACCTCGGTCTGGTGGGAGGCGCAGTCGCGCAACAAGGAGTCGATCTGCATCGACCTGCGCCAGCCGGAAGGCCAGGCACTGGTGCGCAAGCTGGCCGCCGAGGCCGACGTGCTGATCGAGAACTTCCGCCCCGGCACCATGGAGAAGTGGGGCCTGGGCTGGGACGTGCTGCATGCCGACAACCCGCGCCTGATCATGCTGCGCGTGTCGGGCTATGGCCAGACCGGGCCGAAGAAGGATGAGCCCGGCTTTGCCGCGGTGGCCGAAGCCATGGCCGGCCTGCGCCACCTGACCGGCGAGCCCGGCCGCGCGCCGGTGCGCGCCGGCCTGTCGCTGGGCGACACCATCGCCGGCCTGCACGGCGCCATGGGCGTGCTGCTGGCGCTGTACCAGCGCGACGCGCGCGGCGGCGAAGGCCAGGTCATCGACGTGGCGCTGTACGAGTCGCTGTTCAACCTGAGCGAAAGTCTGCTGCCGGAATACTCGGCTTTTGGCGCGGTGCGGCAGCCCGCCGGCGGCGCGCTGCCGGGGATCGCGCCGTCCAACGCGTACCCCTGTGCCAGCGGCGAATACGTGCTGGTGGCGGCCAATGGCGACGCCATCTTCAAGCGCATGATGCTGGCCATCGGCCGGCCCGACCTGGCCGACGATCCGTCGCTGGCGCAGAACGATGGCCGCGTGAAGCGCGTCGACGAGATCGATGCCGCCATCGCCGACTGGACCCGCACGCAGACGGTGGACTCGGCGCTGGCCCTGCTGCGCGACGCGCAGGTGCCGTCGGGCCGCATCTATACCGTCAAGGACATTGCCGAAGACCCGCACTACCGCGCCCGCGGCGTGATCGAGTCGGTGACCTCGGCCGGCGGACTCACGGTGGAAGTGCCGGGCGTGGTGCCCAAGCTGTCGGCCAGCCCCGGCGAGATCCATGACCGCGCGCCGACGCTCGGCGAGCATACCGATACGGTGCTGAAGCAGGCAGGCTTCGACGACGCCGCCATCGCCGACCTGCGTGCGCGCAAGGTGATCGCATGA
- a CDS encoding hydroxymethylglutaryl-CoA lyase has product MSAATKLSGPARVEINEVAPRDGLQIEPVVVPTDAKVAFLDALSACGFARIEATSFTSARAIPALADAEALMHRMRRHPGVRYTALVPNLRGLERALSCRPDEVNLVMSASETHNRANLRMTREQSQAQLLAMIEAARGAGVPVNISLSTVFGCPFEGEVDSAAVMALATRFAEAGADGITLCDTTGMAYPDQVAALCEAFQAALPDTGLTIHLHNTRGMGLANALAAWQTGVTRFDAAAGGLGGCPYAPGASGNVSTEDLVHMFDCMGVKTGVDLGALLEVVAGMPALVGRDLHSQLLSAGPRLRTHQPPAWMAEHFAGQA; this is encoded by the coding sequence ATGAGCGCCGCCACCAAACTGAGCGGTCCCGCCCGCGTCGAGATCAACGAAGTCGCGCCGCGCGACGGCCTGCAGATCGAGCCGGTGGTGGTGCCGACCGATGCCAAGGTCGCCTTTCTCGACGCGCTGTCGGCCTGCGGCTTTGCCCGCATCGAAGCCACCTCGTTCACCTCGGCCCGCGCCATCCCGGCGCTGGCCGACGCCGAGGCACTGATGCACCGCATGCGGCGCCACCCGGGCGTTCGCTACACCGCGCTGGTGCCCAATCTGCGCGGGCTGGAGCGTGCGCTGTCGTGCCGGCCGGACGAGGTCAACCTGGTGATGTCGGCCAGCGAGACCCACAACCGCGCCAACCTGCGCATGACGCGCGAGCAGTCGCAAGCGCAATTGCTGGCGATGATCGAGGCGGCGCGCGGCGCCGGAGTGCCGGTCAATATTTCGCTGTCGACCGTGTTCGGCTGTCCCTTCGAGGGCGAGGTCGACAGCGCCGCGGTGATGGCACTGGCCACCCGCTTCGCCGAGGCCGGCGCGGACGGCATCACGCTGTGCGACACCACCGGCATGGCCTACCCGGACCAGGTCGCGGCGCTGTGCGAGGCCTTCCAGGCCGCGCTGCCCGATACCGGCCTGACCATCCACCTGCACAACACCCGCGGCATGGGCCTGGCCAATGCCCTGGCTGCCTGGCAGACCGGCGTGACGCGCTTCGACGCGGCCGCCGGCGGCCTGGGTGGCTGCCCTTACGCCCCCGGTGCCAGTGGCAACGTCAGCACCGAAGACCTGGTCCACATGTTCGACTGCATGGGCGTCAAGACCGGCGTCGACCTGGGCGCGCTGCTCGAGGTGGTGGCCGGCATGCCGGCGCTGGTCGGGCGCGACCTCCACAGCCAGCTGCTGAGCGCCGGCCCGCGCCTGCGCACGCACCAGCCGCCGGCCTGGATGGCGGAGCATTTCGCCGGGCAGGCATAG
- a CDS encoding Bug family tripartite tricarboxylate transporter substrate binding protein — MKQALQRKSAMPARRKAVAATLAALGAAWFAPVALAQDGTYPARPVTLVVSAAAGGTTDIAARMIAEPLSKALGQPVVVDNRPGGNGSIAAQLVARAKPDGYTLMLQYSGFHVITPLLVKNLSWDPVKDFAPVANILSAPQVLVVRPSLPVKSLKELVAYAKANPDKLNYASSGNGSLQHVSTELLNQMAGTKITHVPYKGTGPAMTDLLGGSVDLTITTPPPLMAHIAAGKLRPLVVTSKTRLPSLKDVPSAPEAGYPDLDVSSWFAMYAPAGTPKPVIDKLTGEIDKIMRTEAFRKKAEDLGAEAKYMNPQQLGQYQKAELARWGKVIKSADIHAE; from the coding sequence ATGAAGCAAGCCCTTCAACGCAAGTCCGCCATGCCCGCACGGCGCAAGGCCGTAGCCGCCACGCTGGCGGCACTCGGTGCGGCATGGTTCGCGCCCGTCGCCCTGGCGCAGGACGGTACCTATCCCGCCCGTCCGGTGACGCTGGTGGTATCGGCCGCGGCCGGTGGCACCACCGACATCGCGGCGCGCATGATTGCGGAACCGCTGTCCAAGGCGCTCGGCCAGCCGGTGGTGGTGGACAACCGTCCCGGCGGCAACGGCAGCATCGCCGCGCAACTGGTGGCGCGGGCCAAGCCGGACGGCTACACGCTGATGCTGCAGTACTCGGGCTTCCACGTGATCACGCCGCTGCTGGTCAAGAACCTGTCGTGGGACCCGGTCAAGGACTTTGCGCCGGTGGCCAACATCCTGTCGGCGCCGCAGGTGCTGGTGGTGCGCCCGAGCCTGCCGGTCAAGTCGCTGAAGGAACTGGTGGCCTACGCCAAGGCCAATCCGGACAAGCTCAACTACGCCTCGTCGGGCAACGGCTCGCTGCAGCACGTCTCGACCGAGCTGCTGAACCAGATGGCCGGCACGAAAATCACGCACGTGCCCTACAAGGGTACCGGTCCGGCCATGACCGACCTGCTGGGCGGCTCGGTGGACCTGACCATCACCACGCCGCCGCCGCTGATGGCCCATATCGCCGCCGGCAAGCTGCGTCCGCTGGTGGTGACCAGCAAGACCCGCCTGCCCAGCCTGAAGGACGTGCCGTCGGCGCCCGAGGCCGGCTACCCCGACCTGGACGTGTCGTCGTGGTTCGCGATGTACGCACCGGCAGGCACGCCCAAGCCGGTGATCGACAAGCTGACTGGCGAAATCGACAAGATCATGCGCACCGAAGCCTTCCGCAAGAAGGCCGAGGACCTGGGCGCCGAGGCCAAGTACATGAACCCGCAGCAGCTGGGTCAGTACCAGAAGGCGGAACTCGCGCGCTGGGGCAAGGTGATCAAGTCCGCCGACATCCACGCGGAATGA